The window CCCTTTGTTCCAAACCTTCCAGCTCTACCAACCTATACCATATAACCAGTGTGCTGATAATAAGTTCACGCTTCTAAGATTGCCTAAAGAGAATCAATAATCTATATAACAATTCAGGactttataaataaaacattacataCCCTGTGAAGATAAGTATCAGCAGAATCTGGCATGTCGTAGTTGATGACAATGTTCACACGCTCAATGTCAATTCCTCTCCCTACCAAGTCTGTCGCCACCAGAATTCTCTTGTGCCCTTCCTTGAAACTTTTGTAGTGAGTCAGCCTACATATCATATCATAGTGTTAGTGTTAAGAGTTGGTTTCTAGAACTTGAAAAAGTAACAAGGTTGATTCAGAATAAATAATGTTGTGGGAAAAATACACACCTCTCTTCCTGAGACATGCCAGAGTGAATGCATATCGAGGGGAAATTGCATTCGATAAGCAACTTGTTCAGCTCCCCAGCTCTGCTAACGCTCTTCACAAAGATAACAACTTGATTGAAGTCCAATGCATCGAGAAGGTCATTCAACTTGCGGTTTTTCTCCATCTCGCTCAGTTTGATGTAGTGCTGTTACAATAACAGGTATCAAACATAGTTGAACAGTCagataaaaaatagtaataatatcAACCAATATGAAAAGTAGAAGACCTAGACGCGAGTTAAATTACCTGGACAAGTCCATGAAGAGTCAATTTCGCTTCATCATCAACATAAATCTCCATTGGCTGAAAGGAATAGATATCAGAGTAAAGTGTATTAGCAAGCCTTCCTCAGGTAATGATTTTCATTACAGAATCGAGGACGGATGAAAGACCCCCAAACTGAGATCCTCGTCCACCAGGTTTAAATCCTCGATGATCAATATTGCTCGGAACAATAAGGCTCGTAAAACTGATCATGATGAAACCTTGAGACCTCACTACACCCCGACTCAAAACCTATGCCGCACCATTAGCATTGCAAATattaaatagaaagaaaaacataaaaagacaGAAGACCCACTGAGGAAAGACATAACTTAACCACACCAAGCTATGTTACATCTCCAGTTCCCTATTCTCTAAACACCTACATACTACCCAAGTCATTATTGGATTGAGACCGCGCGTCCAAGGATCAAATGGCAGATCTCTCGTGCCAGAAGGTTCAAGACTACAGAACGTGTAAACCGAGAAAGTATTGGTCGTGGGACATTACATCTTGCATAAATTTCTTGCAGACAGGGCGTATCTCTTTGCTGAGCGTTGCTGAGAACATCATAACTTGTTTGTCGTGAGGAGTCATCTTGAAAATCTCCTGCACATCCCTCCGCATGTCTGATAAAATAAGAGTGAAAAACGTTAAAACATACAATTAACACGAGGATATAATTAAGGCATTAGTGAGAGATATAATTAAACACGAGGATGTTAAAGATCAGCATACCTAGTGACTCGAGCATTTTATCACACTCGTCGAGAATAAAATGCCTCACATTCTTCAAAGAGAGATCTTTGTCCCTGGCGAGTCCAAGAACCCGACCAGGTGTTCCAACAACAATGTGAGGACATTCATTCTTCAGCAATTCTTTGTGAATTTTGTTGTTGACTCCTCCATAGAACACTGAAACCTTCGTATCAGGCAGGTAGGTACTGAATCGCACGAACTCATTGCAGATCTGCAAGCAATTTTCATCATCAAAGTATGATCAGCATGAGAAAGTTGGGGATATTCACCAGAACTAAAGTAAAGGAAGTAAATAGGACATACCTGGTAAGCTAACTCTCTTGTATGGCACAGGATAAGTGCAGACACCTGGCCAGGAGTAGGCTCGATCTGTTGTAGAGTCGAGAGCACAAACACAGCAGTCTTTCCCATACCAGATTTAGCTTGGCAGATaacatccatgcccaagatagCTTGAGGGATACATTCATGTTGCACTGATGGAGAACCAAAGAAAATTGCACCGAAGGAACCGTTTATAAGTAGAATATAACCTCCATATCTTTAAAATTGGTGGCTTTAGGAAATGCTAAGCCACTCCAAATCAAAAGATTGAAATAGCGTTTTTACCTGGAAAAGTAATCAATGAGATGTCAGTGGACAATACAAAATCAATCATAACAAAGATTCGAACTTCATGATCAAGACATCCTCTCAAAACTAGTCAAGTTATCTTACAGCAACCTATCTTCTCAAACTTAGGTTATAAACATAGGACGAATAGATGTATAAAGTATACCATAAACCAACCTATCTGTGATAAATATAGGACCAAGATAGATATGTACAGTATACTATACATCAACAAATCTTCTAGTAAGTACTTGTAGACTATTAAATTTAACTGAACAATCAAGCTAACAGGGGAAGTAATTTATGCATATTTACACCATACCATCCGATAATAAAATGGTACAAAGAGATTAGAAGGCGGAATACTCAAAAAAGACTGAAAGATACTTGCCTTCAGATGGATGCTCAAATCCAGAGTCAACAATAGCTCGGAGAAGCTCCGGCTTCAAAAGGAAGTCTCTGAATCCTGAACTGTGTATCCCAACGTAACCTCTgccacaaacaaacaaacaaaagctATTAGTTTCCAAGATAATTTGCGTTAATAACGGCTAATCTCACTGACAAACCACTAATGAAGCCTTCGTAATCTTAGCCCAAGCTTAAATTTAAGCATCCATATcgagaaggaaaagaaaaactcACTTCTTCACAGCGTCGCCGTTAACTTTATTCCCAGAATCGAGAACCTTCTCGTCCTCTTCCTCATAATCAAGGAGCTCCTCCTCATAGGCTTCGTTGTCCCTAGCGTCTCCCATAGTAAAGCAAATTCTACAAGCTGCACAGATACTTCCCTTAAGATTTCTAATCCCAAAACAAAAACCTCCGACGATAGTTATACGCAATTAGGTTATCGAGCTCCGACGAACTTTCAAAAAACATTGAGGTAGAAATTTACCTGAGAGAGAAGCAGATTTGGTTGGATCTCGATTTCGATTTGACGGAAAACAATTTAATGCCCTACGCCGCATTGATGTTCAGCGATAAATATATAGTAGGTACGGGTAACTAGATAGGGTTCCGAGCTGAGTGTATAATGGGCTTTATTGTAATGGGCCTACGATTTATAAGAATCGGCCTGCAAGTGAATGAAACGATTTCAATAAATGTGCAAGGCATCAACCCCAGGTTTGACTCGGTCAACTCTATCCATAGTCTCGTTGCTACATTTCTAACTTTAGTTTCAGATAACTCGACTAAgattatgttttcttttgaCTAAAAAGAGAGGTTAGTATGTTAGAGTTAGCAGCCAAGAGATGAGAACACAGTTTATCTCAAATTCGACGAAGATGTTTTGGAGAAATTTATCAAAATTCTTATAAACATTTTTCCTTCctgatttaaatattattgttccaaactaaaatttaatttcatGATTAAATTATGCATGGAGATGAACTGAAGCGGTTAAGAATGATAACTCTGTCAAGGGTCTTGTTCTTCTTTCCTTTGAGACTGCTCCCTTCACTTCAGATTTCAGCTTCAATGAACCTAACACTTCTGGAGCAGAATCCACAGGATGTTGAAGCTTGGATTAAGCACCGATGATGATGCTGAAGTTGAAGTTGATGAAGATATTGCTGATGGCTGACGGCTGGCGCTGTCGACAGCAAGATGAAGTTAATTAAAAGTTTCAAATCTTGTCACGTGCCATGTAATGCCGATGGCCAAATTAGTTAGTAATATTCTCTCTTGCCAAAAGGCACTCAACgtccttttattttttagatacAAATAACttcaacattatcttttgttaTCTATTTAGATATAGAGAAACCATAACTAAAAGATAGGACAGTTTGATGGGGAGTTAGTAGTCAACAAATCATACAATGGGTTAGGTAAACATTTGGACATCTCCCATTTTCTTAGTTCGCGGAAGTGGTCCAAACGAAAgggatatatgaactataaaataatatcacTGTTATTAAACCATTTTTATCCatacaaaataattaatctAGCAAAAAAAAACCTGAAATCGACAAACTCTTCATGTGAAAATGGAGAAAGCCACCactattttgtgtgtgtttggaTAATGATATGTCACAATCTCTAAACTAAAACATCCACAACCTCGTTGTGATGACTCCATTGAGAAGAGTCTTAATCTAATGTATAAAAGAAAGATTCAAAAACTAAAACCTTTATAAACATTTGTGATGACTCCATTGACATCGGTGATGATCAACTATTAGAATGACACTATATATGATTTTTCCTAGAAGGTAAAAACATTGTGACGGTTTTACCTCATCCGTCAGAAAATTTTGACTTGTTAATAAGTTGAACGAAGATACTTATTAAGACAAAGATGCATAAATTCGATAAACCAAAAGAACATAAATTCGATAATGAACATAGGAAAATAGATCACAATACACTCGGTGTTATTTTATGGAACAGTGATTTCACATGCAGTTAGGTCTGTGACTTTTGTTTTCGATGCTCATTAGATGTGGGTGGGTAATTATACCATATAGAAGTAAAACCTCCTATGAAACTTTTATTTCTACCTCCAATGAATCTTGAGGAGAAGAAGTTGATGTTGTATGACCGCACCAACGAAAGCATAACCTTCAAATGCAATTGGTTTATGCCAGGACGGTGTGGTTGGTAATAAATTAACATCACTTGGAGTAAGTGGCGTTATTCAACTCCATACAGTTTCTTCAACACACTTCCTAAATCCTAGTGTATAATATTAAGCCAATTAGTAACATAATAATAACAAACACAACAAGAAAGCTGCACATTTCAACAAAGCTATTATTTTTGACATACATCCCAACTGATTACATtcttatctataaaaatgtctCAAACATCAAAAATCAAAGTCTTCAAAGATAGATGAATAACAGTCTTTGAAAGCTGAGTACCAACCTACAGAAGAAGACAAGTACATTATTAATCAATTACAAGTAGAGTGTCTCAATTTTCTTTCCCATTTTTTTATATCCCTGGATTCTGGATGCTAGagctagttaaaaaaaaaaaaaatcgttgttCCTTTATTTTCCCTAGCGGGTAAAGCACTTACAAGCAACAAATGCATTGAATCACAAATCAATCACACGAAACGCGCATTGGAGGCCACGTGAATTTGGTGAGACGCATGATCACACCTGAAAGCTGGACGCGCGTTGCCCAAACACCAATTTACTCCGGGAGTTTTATGAACCCAAACTATCTGGCTTTGACTGCGATTTGTGGACCCATTTATTGACTAAAGGGCAACACTTGTAAAAAAATTTGGAGACCATGATGTTGTTCATGACATGTTTAAAAATCTTATTCACTGAGCCAATTTTAGGGTAAttctcttcatttttttctataagatacttattttgtttgtaaacaaattacttttaaaatgaattacggatttaaccaaaaaactaaatcaaataaattttcatttagATTAGGATTTTGTTTCCAATCATGTAAGCTAAACTAAACAACACTAAACTAACATAAACTTTATTACTAGTTTAttggaaaaaatctaattacaaATAGTATCTTCCCTAAACTGAAAAAATTCTGTTGGGTTCTAAACTataaagaacaaaaatatacatactATTATGACTATTAATTTATAAGAAATACTAGATTTATACTTAAATATCATACTATtttcataaacaaaatattttgttcttTTGGAAAACGTTCTCAATTAATTTAGTGATTACTACTGATTATCTTCTAATTATTCGTCACTATCTTCACATTATTATCGTctaattcttttaaattttaatacataaaacGATAAATGAGACAACATGGAAGTGCTACATTATGGATGGACTGATGTAAGTTCCGGCTGGTTTCTGCGTGAACTTTGAGGATCCTCCACATTTATGCTTTAGCTCTTTGGATAGAAGTTTATTTTAGGTCTTCTACATGTTTCTCCGAAGTTTCTCCGACCTGTTCCTATCTTTTTGGGAGATCGATGTGCTCTGCTCTTTGGACTGCTCGAGGCTATTTTCTTTCTTACATCTTGGCTTTTGGCTGATCTTAGAATTTGTTGTCATCCTTTATTTATAGGTGTCTATTAGTTATCTTTATGGCTCTGGAAAGATTTCGATCTTTGCCGGCTTCTGGCTCTGGAAGGAAAGTGTtccttgccggcttatgtgtatTCGACTGCATTTTACCCGTTTTAATATTAATCcaacagatgacaaaaaaaaaagacaacatGGAAGAGCACAACTGAACCACTTCTCTCAAAAAAAACCCAAACACACTATAAAACCCCTCTTCTCGCTCTCCCTCTGTTCATCTTGCTGAACCCCCACCCCCACCACCACCGTCGTCCTCCGACTCAGACCCAACCTCATCATCACACAATGGGGAAAGGCGGAACCCTCAGCGACAgcgtgataaaaaaaatcatcctCTCTTACAGCTACGTAGCGATATGGATCTTCCTAAGCTTCACAGTAATCGTCTACAACAAATACATCCTCGACAAGAAGCTCTACAACTGGCCTTACCCCATCACCCTCACCATGATCCACATGTCCTTCTGCTCCACCTTAGCAATCCTCCTCATCAAAGTGTTTAAACTCGTCGAGCCGGTGTCCATGTCTCGCGAGACTTACCTCAGATCAGTCGTCCCTATAGGAGCGTTGTACTCTCTCTCCTTATGGTTATCCAACTCCGCTTACATCTACCTCTCCGTCTCCTTCATACAGATGCTCAAAGCTCTGATGCCTGTCGCGGTTTACTCCATTGGCGTCTTACTCAAGAAAGAATCGTTCAAGTCTGATACCATGACGAACATGTTATCCATCTCCTTCGGTGTCGCGATCGCTGCTTACGGTGAAGCGAGGTTCGACGTGTTTGGTGTGTTTCTCCAGCTCGGAGCGGTTGCTTTCGAGGCGACTCGTTTGGTTCTGATTCAGATCTTGCTCACGTCCAAAGGAATCAACCTTAACCCCATCACGTCTTTGTACTACGTCGCTCCTTGTTGTTTAGCGTTCTTGTTTATCCCCTGGATCTACGTGGAGTTTCCTGTTCTTAGAGACACGTCTAGCTTCCGCTTCGATTACGTCATCTTCGGGACGAACTCGTTGTGTGCGTTCGCTTTGAACCTTGCTGTGTTTCTTCTCGTGGGGAAGACTTCGGCATTGACTATGAATGTTGCTGGTGTGGTTAAAGATTGGCTGTTGATTGCTTTCTCTTGGTCTGTGATTAAGGATACTGTGACTCCTGTTAACCTTTTTGGGTATGGGGTTGCGTTTTTGGGGGTTGCGTATTATAATCACGCGAAGTTAAAGGGGTTGAAGGCGAAAGAGGCTCAGAAGAAGGTTCAGCAAGGGGATGAAGAGGGTGGGAGGTTGTTGGAAGTGAGGAAAGGTGGTGATGGTGATGGTAAGAAGAATGAGTCTGCGaactagtttttattttttttgactCAGAAGGAAGACAAGACACATAATAAAAGCATGGAAGTGATATGCTCATAGGTAGTGATGCTAGAATCTTTTGTTGCTTTCCTCTTTGTTTAaaagtttttcttttatctcttttggttttgttttcttcaagTTATTTATGATTACAATTGTGTTACCAAACTTTTGTTATGGATGGTAGATTTTGTGAATCTAATGGTGTTACTATGGTGTGTTACCAAATCTTTGCCATGTTTTGATTAATAATCGGTATTATTTTTGTCTTGATCGATCAAAGTAGTAGCTTGAGTGAGAATGTAGATTAGGGAATCAAAGCAATCTAGTAAAGGTAGTTCAGGAACAAGAGATTGATGAAAGTGAAGATGTGGAAGAGCATTTCTATGGTGAGAATGATAATGAATCCGAATTAAGCAGTGACGATGGAAAGGAGATAAGAGAAAGAAGCTTTGACTATTCTCACGGTTTTGTCTATTGAAGTATTGAGTAAtgaccttttttattttgtctcTGATCGTTAGACATTAGAGTACGTTCAACGAAAAAAAAAAGCCTCAGACATGAGTTAACAAAAATGTGCACATCAATCTAACAAACTGCAACATGACATTAAAAAGCAACAAACTCAGTACAaactaacaaatacaaaatcttcttcagcttcttcaggACTAAGTGTCACTTATTAGTGTACCAAAGGCTCTGCGAATTGGCTAGAGTCACATAGTGTTTACCATTCTTTTAATCGCGGCTGATCTTCTCTCATCCGGTTCTTCAATTGCTCTATCCGCCAATACATGCTAGCACATTGAGCTCCTCTCGCCTAACTTGAGTTTCAGATACATATATTTCTTTGAGGAAAGGACTGGGCATTTCATTTCATAGCACCCATCAACTTTTCAGAAATAAAAAACAGAGGAATACACTAGATAACAAAAAATAGAGAACCATTAACTTTAAATGTTTCACCATGGCCACCACCTCTCAAGCTCTCTTAGTGTTCATTAACATCAAGGGACCTTCACCATTGGACTAGCCCCCATTCTCCTATCTTCCAAAAGTCATCGCTTTCCAGCTTGAACTCAAAGAGAATCTCCCTGGAAGTAACCTCTGATTGGAACGAGAATGTGTACAGATGCCCTGCTAAAGCCGGAAACAGACTTTCACTTCTATTTTAAACTTAACAATCACTTCCGTTGATTCCTCATTATAACAAGTGTCATGGTAGCAAGATGCAAACTTTAAATTTCATGGATATTGGAAGAGGATTTTGATTCAATTTGATAGTCAATGGACCTCCACCAGTAGCTCGGTGAGTGAAGTATTCAGGCACTTGTCCACCTGGTAAGACTGCAGATCTACTATTACTCTGGATGATGAGGTCTCTCGCCTCTTGATTCAGTTTGAAGCAGTTGGCAAATTTGAGCCAAACGAATTGATTGGGAAAGGACCATTGTAGTATCTCCAGGGACTTGCAGTCACTTGCATCAATGAAATCGATGTACTCCAAAATCGGTGGGACTGATACCAACTTTCGGCATCCTTTGAGGGAGAATGCTTTCAGACGAGACATTTTCCGGGCCCACGGAGGAACCTCTTGTAAAGTCCTTGAGGTTTTCAAAGTCCTTGAGGGAGATCAAGTTCAACCAAAGATTGGTAGGAAGGACCTCGAGCTTATCGCATCCTATTAATATCAGCCTCTGCAACTTCTACATAATGTCCCAAGAACCTAAAAACCAACAGCTGCTTAGTACCTTGCTTAAGGTAAGAGATCAGAGTAAGAGCCAAGGGTTTTATGTTTGCTCTGTCAAAATTTGCTTAAGGTTTGTAGTATGTTATAATGTTCTACCAGATTACCAAGTCCAGAGGCACAGCACTTTATATGGGTATCAGGTTACATATCAAACATCTTCTTaattaattagaatatatatggGTATTTATTTAGTTTCAATATTAACAACAGTTGATGAGCAAGAGATTGATGATGAAAGTGAAGAAGGGGAAAAAGATGTAGAAGAGCATTTCTGTGGTGAGAATGATACAAAATCTTCTTCAGCCTCGTCACTATACTAAGCATAACTTATTAGTGTACCAAAGGCTCTGCATACTGGCTCGCGTCAACACATGCGTTATACACACATCGATCTCCTCACCTAAATTTGAGTTTCAGATACATACATTTAGTTGAGGAAAGGACtcgtagagaaaaaaaaaagagaggcatTAACTTCATACGTTTCACATTTGCCATGGCCACCATGTTCATCAATATCAAGGGACCTCCTATTGTTGGACTATCCCGCATTCTCCTATCTTCCAATCGTCATCATCGCTCATCAACTTGAACTCAAAGAGAAGCTTCCTGGAAGTGACTTCTAAGTTGATACGGAATGTGTACAGATGCTCCGCTAAAGCCGGATATAATCcaaatatgatattattatttacaaCATCCACTCTCCTTGATTTCTCTTTAGAGCAAGCTTCATGGTCACCTTTATTAAGCAGCAAGATGCAAGCTTTAAATGTCATGGATTCTGGAAGAGGATTTTGATTCAATTTGATAGTCAATGGACCTCCACCAGTAGCTCGGTGAGTGAAGTATGGAGGCACTTGTCCACCTGGTAAGACTGCATGTTCACTACTAGCCTGGATGATGAGGTCTCTCGCCTCTTGATTCAGTTTGAAGCAGTTGGCGAAGGTGAGCCTACGGATTTGATCGGAAAAGGAACACTCTAGTATCTCCAGGGAGTCACAGTCATTTGCATATATAGAATGAGTGGACTCCGAAATCGGCGGGAGTCTTACCAACTTTCGGCATCCACTGAGGAAGAATCTATTCAGACGAGAGATTTGCTTGACCAATGGAGGAACCTCTTGTATCTCTGTGTCGGTCAAGGAAAGGCTTGTAATTCTTTCGAGAGCATGAGGGAATTCCTTGAGGTTTTCAAAGTATGACATGTGCAACTCTTTAAGATGAGGCCATGACCTGATCGAGGGAGGCACTTGTTCTATTGCAGTTCCTCTGAGGTTGAGCTTTTCAAGGTTTGTGGAGATCTGGGGAAAACTTTTCAACATGGAGCAATCACTGAGATTAAGTTCAAGCAAAGATTCCAAGTTGATGTTGGTGGGAAGGACCTCTAGCCTAATGCATCCTTCTAATCTCAGCCACCGCAACTTCTGAAGGTTCCCAATGAAAAGAGGAAGTTCCACCAGTTTTGAGCAACTACTAAGGACCAAGTTCTCTAGATTAGTGGCATTCCCAATAAAGGAAGGGACCTCCAACAATTGTGGTAGACTACTGATATTCAATTCTCGGAGGTTGACGGCATTTCCGATAGTGGAGAAATCCCCGAGATCAAGACTTGAGCATCCAGCGATATCAAGTTCATTCAAATATTCCAAGTTGATGTTGGTGGGAAGAACCTCTAGCTTACTGCATCCTTTTAATCTCAGCCTTTTCAACTTCTTAAGGTTTCTAAGAGAGAGAGGAAGTTCCACCATATTTAAGCAATTACGAAGATCCAAGTACTCCAAGTTGGTGGCATTCCCAACATAAGAAGGGAGCTCCAACAGATTTGGGAAACTACTAAGATCCAATTCTTGGAGATTAACGGCATTCCCAATAAAGGAGGGAAACTCCACAAGACTTGAGCATCCACCGATATTTAGTTTCTCCAGACTATTTCCACTCATAGAAGGGAGTTTGACTAGACTCGAGCAATCATAAAGATACAATTTCTCAAGGTTAGTGGCAGTTGAGAGATCCGGAAGCTCCTTCAAGTTTACAGAATAACCCAAATCCATCCACTTTAGACACCGAAGCGGCTGTACAGATAAATTACAAAACATGTTTTATACACTTTAGTAATGAAACAGATGAGAACCACACATCAAACGAACATAAAGGAGTGTGTGCCAATATCAGTTCCTTATAACTAACAAATGTACAAATGATAATTCGAAAGAAAGAAACAGACGGAGCAACACTAgtataaaaactaaataaatggGTATCGCAAGATCACTCTTTTTTATAGCTAAAGATTGTACAAATGATAGATTCAAAACAAAGTGAAATAACGAAAAACAACTTACTTTACATCCTTCCCACAACTTCTCAAGCTTGCTGTAAGGCATGACTAGTTCGACAAGGAACTCCAAGTTTACAGTGCAAGGTAAACATGTCATTGGAAAATGTCTCCACTCTAGTAATCGAAGTTTATGAGACAGATAGTTCAGACCTCCAGTTATTTGCAGTGCATCGGTAAAACCACAAACTTTTAAGAATTGGAGATTTGACATTCCTTCAAATGCTTTCTCACTTATATCTATTTCTTCCCTGATTCTATAGTATTCGAACTTTATGCCTATGACACTTTTACTACCCTGAAATAaaagaccaaacaaaaaaatatagtttgtCAGTTaacaaataaactaaaaatttcCAGGGAGCAATGCAATGAAAGCCACTTACTGTTGCACCACCAGTCAGTACTTCACAAATATCTCTTTTGTCGTACAGAAACTGACGCTGTCCAGGCTCATGAATAGATTGTTTACAAACAATTTCTCTACCTAGTTTTTCTAGCAAACTATGCATCCTTATACGTCCTGAGTCAATAGATATGAGAGATTTCTCAGCTAAGACTTTAAGTCTTTGCCTCACATACAAGAACCTCTTTGCAAGATGCTCTTCCATTTTGTGAATCTGCTCAGAGCTAAAGAAGCAGGCTATATGAAGAAACAAATCTTTATCTTCATCGTCTAAGGCATCATAACTGAATTTCAAAATGCTTTGAATATCAGTGTCAAGGCTATCTCTTAATCTTGGTAGTGAATTTGTCCAGTCTTCCTTGGACATTCCCCGAAGGTAGGAACCCATAACCCTTAGCCCCAATGGGAGTTCACCAGAAAGACTTGTAACTTCTCGAGCAAGCTCCTCAAAACCATATTTAGGGAAATTTTGACCAAAACAATACGTACAAAATATTTGGAGAGCCTCATCATTTGTTGGAAGATTCACTTCGTAAATATGGTTGATCCCATGTGCTCTAAAAAGTTTCTGATCTTGTGTTGTGATTATAATCCGACTACCGGGACCAAACCACCAAGTCTCTTTCGCCATCGCATCTAGTTGTACTGACCGGTTCACGCCATCAAGAACAACAAGAACTTTCTTGTCCCTCAACCTATTTGACACAACACCGAAATGAGATACAACCATATCCTTATGATCGGTTATTTGAGACATAAACTGTTGCTGTAATTGCAACTTTACGCTGTAGTCATCGGAACACAGTCTTGAAGAGTTTGCTTTGAGATCATCCATAAAGACACTCAGTTGAAAACTGTTGGAGAGTTGGTTGAATGCGACTCTAGCGATTGTGGTCTTCCCAATCCCAGGAGGACCCCAAATCCCAATCATCCTCACCTCATCTGAGCCTAGGCATAAGATTGATTTCAAATTTTCCCAATGAGCTCCCATCCCAACTAAACCATCGAAATCATTTGATGGTGTGAAATTATTCAGCATGTTCGAAGTATCAGTGGCGATTTTCTTGATCATGTCGGCTTCATTATCCCTAACAATAGGAGAGTTCAATGCATCCATTAAATAATCATATTCACATTCATAAAGAAATATGAAtctattgttttaaaaatgtatagagTAAGTGGGAATTAAAAGAACTAACCAGTTGCTTGAATGATAGCCAGCGATGGTAGCCACTTTGGCTAAAGCTTGTCTCCATCTCTCAATGCAATCCTTTGCTTTACCAGCAcaagttttcttaaaaaatttcCCAAAATCTCCGGTTAGCTTTTTCACATCAGAAGGATCCACTTTGTGGAAAATAGCCATTACAGTCTGACCAAACTCTTCTCTGCACTTCATAATCTCCACCAGTTCATCAAGACACCATTTTGAGGAGGCATAGTTTCTAGAGAGCAAGATAATTGCAATCTTTGATCCTCTGATGGCCCTGATCAGCTCTGGACCGATAGATTCTCCTCTTTTGATTTC of the Brassica rapa cultivar Chiifu-401-42 chromosome A03, CAAS_Brap_v3.01, whole genome shotgun sequence genome contains:
- the LOC103855903 gene encoding DEAD-box ATP-dependent RNA helicase 15 isoform X1, which codes for MRRRALNCFPSNRNRDPTKSASLSACRICFTMGDARDNEAYEEELLDYEEEDEKVLDSGNKVNGDAVKKGYVGIHSSGFRDFLLKPELLRAIVDSGFEHPSEVQHECIPQAILGMDVICQAKSGMGKTAVFVLSTLQQIEPTPGQVSALILCHTRELAYQICNEFVRFSTYLPDTKVSVFYGGVNNKIHKELLKNECPHIVVGTPGRVLGLARDKDLSLKNVRHFILDECDKMLESLDMRRDVQEIFKMTPHDKQVMMFSATLSKEIRPVCKKFMQDPMEIYVDDEAKLTLHGLVQHYIKLSEMEKNRKLNDLLDALDFNQVVIFVKSVSRAGELNKLLIECNFPSICIHSGMSQEERLTHYKSFKEGHKRILVATDLVGRGIDIERVNIVINYDMPDSADTYLHRVGRAGRFGTKGLAITFVASASDSEVLNQVQDRFEVDIKELPEQIDTSTYMPS
- the LOC103855904 gene encoding probable sugar phosphate/phosphate translocator At5g25400, which codes for MGKGGTLSDSVIKKIILSYSYVAIWIFLSFTVIVYNKYILDKKLYNWPYPITLTMIHMSFCSTLAILLIKVFKLVEPVSMSRETYLRSVVPIGALYSLSLWLSNSAYIYLSVSFIQMLKALMPVAVYSIGVLLKKESFKSDTMTNMLSISFGVAIAAYGEARFDVFGVFLQLGAVAFEATRLVLIQILLTSKGINLNPITSLYYVAPCCLAFLFIPWIYVEFPVLRDTSSFRFDYVIFGTNSLCAFALNLAVFLLVGKTSALTMNVAGVVKDWLLIAFSWSVIKDTVTPVNLFGYGVAFLGVAYYNHAKLKGLKAKEAQKKVQQGDEEGGRLLEVRKGGDGDGKKNESAN
- the LOC103855903 gene encoding DEAD-box ATP-dependent RNA helicase 15 isoform X2 codes for the protein MDVICQAKSGMGKTAVFVLSTLQQIEPTPGQVSALILCHTRELAYQICNEFVRFSTYLPDTKVSVFYGGVNNKIHKELLKNECPHIVVGTPGRVLGLARDKDLSLKNVRHFILDECDKMLESLDMRRDVQEIFKMTPHDKQVMMFSATLSKEIRPVCKKFMQDPMEIYVDDEAKLTLHGLVQHYIKLSEMEKNRKLNDLLDALDFNQVVIFVKSVSRAGELNKLLIECNFPSICIHSGMSQEERLTHYKSFKEGHKRILVATDLVGRGIDIERVNIVINYDMPDSADTYLHRVGRAGRFGTKGLAITFVASASDSEVLNQVQDRFEVDIKELPEQIDTSTYMPS